The sequence AAGCAGCCCATAGCATCTGCCCCAGAATGGTTATTTGATTCCTCCTGGTGGTTCCCCCCTGCTCTGCCAGCCTGCCACTGTGGTGTCAGAGCAGAAGTGAGGAAGGAGCCTGAGACTGACTTAATTTTGCAACAAAGGTTGGGTACAGAATAGAAGCTTCCAGAAACAAAACCTAGAATCCCTTCGCCCACCCACAAGCATTTGCACGCTCCCTTCCCTCTTTTAGAAATACTTTTCCTCCTGTTTTTAGGGACAACATTCATCTTCTCACTGTTTGGCTTTCCTCTGGGAAGATGCCCGGGCACCCCACATCTCGGGAGGGCATGTTTGGGGCcaccagaaagggagaaaaaggaacaaagcatGAGTTCAAGGGAGGGCCCAAGCCTGACTCAGATGGGGTGGGGCAAGCAGGGAGGCTTCACCGGGGACAtggcttttattcattcatttagcaaacatcTCATCCCCTGCTCTGGTTCAGGCCCTGTGAGGGGGCCCTGGGGAATCAAGTGAATGGCAGGCCTCAGATGGTTTGACAGCTGCCTGCTGGCAAGGGAGGCCCGCGTGACTTTGGAGACTTTGAGGGGTGGGAGCTTACCGGCCCCTCAGAAATGCCCCTTCCCAGTCACAGAGCCTGGATGCCGAGTACAGGAATCAGAGCCAGAGAAGCTCATTGTCAGACAGAAGTTTAGAGTCTGTCCAGGGTGGAGACCAGGTAAGCCTAGAAGTCACTTACGCCTCATTGTACGATTCTGTGGGCCAGCTCTCTGCTTCCGGTGGTGAGCGCTGGAGAATCTCATCATCAAAATCCAACACATTTCTCCAGATGGGAGGGGGTTTGTAACACCGAAGGCTCCTTTTCAAGCACTGCGGTACTGGGTTGAGGCCGCTGTCTCGTCAGTGAGGAGGCTGAGAGGCCGCCCGGTGACAGCTGTCAAAAATGATggccagggcttccttggtggcgcagtggttaagaatccgcctgccaatgcaggggacacgggtttgagccctggtctgggaagatcccacatgccgcggagcgactaggcccgtgagccacaattactgagcctgagctctagagcctgcgagccacaactactgaagcccgcgtgcttagagcccgtgctccacaacaagagaagccactgcaatgagaagcctgtgcaccacaacggagagtagcccctgctcgccgcaactagagaaagcccgcgcccgaccagcaacaaagacccaacacagccaaaaataaataaataaaataaataaatttaaaaaaaaaaaaaaaagattgccagGGACTTTTCCTCTAGCGGGTTCCCGACCGTTGGTTTGCTAAGTGCAGTTGGGCCCAGCAGGTGCTGAAGGGTTGGGGTCGTGGACCCCCGCCAGGTCTCAGCAGCACGGAGGTGCAGGCTGTCTCCGAGGGCCGCGCTCCGCCCCGgggcccccgcccctgccccggcCCGGCCGCGGCCTCGCAGTTCACCCTGCTGGCGATGCGCCCCTGTGGAGGGCAGGACGAGGCTGCGGCCCTGGGGGGCAGCGCCCGGGCTGCCCGTTAGGTACCTGTGCGAAGTGTCAGGGGATGGcaagggggaggcagggggaAGACGAGGCAGACCTGCTGGACACTTTGGACCCCCCCGGGGGGAGGCGAGAGCACGGCTAGTTTGGAGGATCTGGAGGACGAGGGGACCCACTCTGGGGGAGACGGGGCAGTGGCGGGGGCAGCGTGAGCAAGACCTGCACCTACGAGGGCTGCAGCCAGACCCCGAGTCGGGTGACCAGACAGCGCAAGCCATGGACGTGCAAGAAACACCGCAACAAGATGTACAAGGATAAgcacaagaagaagaaaagcgaCCAGGCCCTGAACTGCGGCGGTGGGGCCGCCCAGGCTGGCAGCGTGGGAAACGTCAAACTTGAGGAAAGCGCAGATAATATACTCTCCACTGTCCAACAGAGAACAGGATCTTTTGGGGATCGACCTGCAAGACCTACTCTTTTAGAACAAGTGTTAAATCAGAAAAGACTGTCATTACTAAGAAGTCCAGAAATGGTGCAGTTTTTACAGAAACGGCAACAACTACTAAATCAGCAAGTTTTGGAGCAAAGACAACAGCAGTTTACAGGAACATCAGTGTGAGGGAACTTATCAAGAAGTCCTACACGTTTTTTATCTTATTGTAGTGGATGGACATATTTTTATACTAAAGATAAATGGGGTAAGATTTGCCAGTAGAAGGTAAACAGTCATTTTCCTGTGAATGTGTGTGCATTTGGGGACAAATACGTATTGCGCATTGTGCATCTAtgaccctgtttctgttttgctatatttgttcatttgttttttagattccacatataagagatatcatgtaatatttgtctttctctgttttcacttcacttagtatgataatctctaggtccatccacgttgctgcaaacggcagtatttcattctttttctatggctgaataattttccactgcatatatataccacatcttcttttgcatgtgtataccacatcttctttatccattcatctgttgatgggcacttgggttgcttccatatcttggctattgtaaataatgctgcaatgaacataggggtgcatatatcttttctaattagtgcttttgttttctttggataaatacccagaagtggaattgctgggtcatatggtagttctatttttaatttttctgaggaatctccatactgttttccataatggctacaccaatttacattcccaccaatggtgcacaAGTGTTCACTTtccctcaccaatacttgttatttgttgtctttttgataatagccattctgacagatgtgaggtgatacctcattgtggttttgattagcatttccctgatgattagtgatgctgaaaatcttttcatgggtctgttggtcatctgtatgtcttctttggaaaaatgtctgttcagatcctctgcccgttttttaattgggttgtttgtgtttttgacgttgagttgtatatcttctttatatattttagatattaaccccttattcagatatattatttgcaaatatcttctcccattcagtagatggccttttccttttgttgaaagtttcccttgctgtgcaaaagctttttagtttgatgtagtctcatttgtttgtttctgcttttgttttccttgcctgaggagacatatccaaaacaatgttactaagaccaatgtcaaacagcctactgcctatgttttcttctagagaagtttaatggtttcaggccttacatttaaatctttaaaccattttgaatttatttttgtgcactGAGGTATTATGTTCTATAAAATGAATCAGTTTGGAAGTTACAAGTTGATACCCCTACATGGTGGGCCTGACCCTGACTCGCTGCCCGCCGGGGACCATGGCATCTGGGATACTAGTCACACACCCGCAGGTGCTTCTGTCCGGGGGAGGTAACATTCACTGTGTCCTGCAGCCAGCAATTCAGAGGCTTTCTGTTGGTGAAAGCCCAACAGTTGCTTTTGAAATTGTCACAGCTTCActcctttttctgtctttcagAGTGAAGCATCTTTCAACCTAATATCAGAAAAATGTGACATTCTATCAATTCTTCGGGATCATCCTGAAAACAGGATTTACCAGAGGAAAATCCAGGTAAGGCAGAGGGTCAGAAGAAGGGGAGCCTAGATGAAATTGGCTGGAGTTGGGAGCAGAGAAAGAGGTGCCACTTTGAAGGTAAAAAGCCTTCGCATTTGGACCAGGTTCCTGGGCAAATTAAAGGGCTTCCAGAATATTGTGATGTTGGCTCTTTGCCTTAATGAGAAATCCTTtcgctgcaaaaaaaaaaacaacaaaaaaaaccacttttgtttttaaaaagctaggcACTCTCCtgagtgtttcctttctcccTGAGACCTCATTACAACATTGCAAGGTCAGAACTTTTATTACCCACGTTTTACAGCTGAGGGAAACGAGGCACAGAAATTAAATGGCAAGCGCACGGCCCTACTGCTAGTGCCTGGAGGAGCTGGCATTTAGACCAGGCAGCCTGACCTCATAAAAGTCGTCTTTGTAACCGCCCTGCAAGGGCATCTCTCAGGAGGGAAAGCCCACTCCAGCTGCGCTATCAAAAAGGGGGGGTAGGGTTGCTGGAAGGATGCAGGGACAGTCACAGAACAAGGAGGAGCCTGGGCGCTCCCCTGGTGCCCCCTCTCCACCTCTCGGCTTCCCGCCGGGGCAGGAGCAAAGGCTGGGCAGCACACTGACTCTCGTGTCCCCTGGAACCCCCTCGGGAGCTGAGATGGCGTTTTCAAGGAGCGCATCCTTCCCTACGGCCTGCCTCTGGTGGGCCCATGGGGACTCCGGGCCATTTCAGAGGGAAGCTGACAGCCAGGAGCAGAGCCGGAGGGGGTGGCATTGGGAGGCCACACCTCCCAAGAAACCCTTTGAAGGACTGGCCAGACTGCTTGGTGAAGGCTGGGGAGGCCCTTCCTACCGACTCTGCAGCCTCCTGGCCCACCACACAGGCACACCCACCCTCACTGCCCCACCATGCACGCCGCTACTCCTCCTCTCGCTGCTCCTCCTCTCAGTGccattcctccaggaagccttcctggactgCTGAAGTCTGATGTAGATGCCACTGCTCCGTGGCACCCCAGGGCTTCCCCTGTCCTCCTGTCACGATCATCTGACTGTCCATCTTACCCCAGACTGTAGGCTCCCGAGGGCAGGGCTGTGGGACCCCCCAGCCCCATTCATGCTCAGTATCTGACACAGGACACACTCTGAGTAGATTTATTTTTGTGGGATGAGAGTTGGGACACCATGAAGGGCAGCCAGTCTGAGAGGAGGGAGCAGGTGTTACgtgggggaggcaggggcccTGGCCCTGACGGGACACGACGGGGGTGCTATTGGTGCAGACACCCACATTTCCTCTGTCCCCCGCAGGAGCTCAGCAAAAGGTTCACTGCGATCCGCAAGACCAAGGGGGACGGGAACTGCTTCTACCGGGCCTTGGGCTACTCCTACCTGGAATCTCTGCTGGGGAAGAGCAGGGAGATACTCAAGTGAGTGGGGCACAGGGGATGCTGGGTGGGCCGCCAAGGGGCCGGCTGGGGAGGGACAGTGACCTAGCGGGCACTCTCAGCCCTCTGGTCTCAGTGTGCTTAGGCAAGTCGCGTTGGGTGCGTTCTCGAAAATTCACTGCAAGGAGAACACAAAGAAGCGTTGCCCCGTTGTTCTGGATGATCTCAGCTGACCTTGGATTTGAGTGTGAGTAACCCAGGGGTCCACCTGGTCAGCCTGGATCTAGAGTTGACGCTGTCCAAGGTCCCTCTGTCCCGCAGCTGCTGCCTGTAACGATCCTCCCTTAGACCCTCGGGTTTGGGCTTAGCTCGAGGCTTCTCATACTTCATCATTTGTGCAAACCCCCTGGGATCTTCTTCAGATGCAGATTCCAGTTCAGTAGGTCTAGGGCGGGGGATTCCgcatttctcacaagctcccGGGAGAAGCCGCCCCTGCCTGCCGCTGGGCCTCGGACCACACTGAGGAGCAAGGAGCTGAGAGCTGCTTCTTAACCTTGGAGGTCTCACAGCCCTTACAGGATTTGATGAAGACCCCGGGCTTCCTCGTCAGACACCCTCCCCCCACATACCCTGGGGAAGAGTGCAGAGTGGCCACGGGTCACAGAGCCCCTGTGGTTGAACCGTGGACCCCGGCGCCAGAACTCCTTCGCTGAGGCAGGTTTCTACCCTGCCTTCCTTCCGGGGCCCCCTTGCTCCTGCAGCCGTCGCCCAACTGGGTGCCACACGCAGACCGTGTTGTGGGCCCTGGGGATGCAGCAGCAAACAAGAGAGACAAAACACCCTGCCTGTGGAGCTGGCATCCTAACCGGAAAAGAGGGACAGTGGATATGAAGAGTACTTGATGTGTCAGACGGCGATAAGTGTTGTGGGAAGAAAAATCAGGCAGGAAAGGAGGCCAAGTTGTCCAGGGGTAGAGGCTGCAGTTTTAAGTAGGGGTTGGAGAGGTAGGGGGGGCAGGTGGGGTAGGGCCTCACGGGCCTTTTTAAGGACCTTGAATGTCGGCCTGAATGAGGTGGAGCCACAGAGGGTTCAAGAGAGCAAGGGGCCTGATCTGCGGGCTGCTGCGTGCAGGATAAACACAGCGCGCACAGCCAGGGAGCAGCAGGGGACGTGATCCGGGAGAGCCCAGAGGAGGGGTGGTGACGGTGGCCTGAGCAGGTGGAGGTCGATCGCAGAGCCCTGCAGGGGTGGCGCCAACAGGATTCACTCGTGGCTGGAGTGGGGTGTGTGAGCAGAGAGAGGAGTCGAGGATGGGTGCCTGGGGGTTGGCCTGAGAGTTAAAAAAGCAGGAGCTCCATGTTGCTAAGTCCGAAATCCCCGTGAGCCATCCAAGCGGGGTCCAGTGGGAAGTACCAGGCGGgtgttaccccattttacagatgagtaaaccgaGCTTcggaaaggttaagtgacttgcccaaggtcccactaAAGCTGGTGCGTGGCCGAGAGGGCCTGTGCTCCAAGTCCTGACGCCgtccttcttctcctccctcaCCTCGTCGGGGCGGGAGTCCTGCCCTGGGTGTTTGTCCCTCACTTGACTGGGTCTGTGTGTCGCCgtctctgtgtccccagggctggCATGGCGGGGCCAGCAGTCGTTGGTGAGGAATGAGTGTGGGGACGCGGCGGGGGCTCAGGAGCGCGTggccagggaggggaagggtgtgAAGGCAGGAAAGCTGGGAACATAGCTGTGCACATTCACAGCCTCACAGAACGGTGGCCAGAGGGGCCCTCCCAGCACCCCTCGTGGAGGCCTGTTACCATCACCCATGCCGTGCGAAAGGGGAGCCTATGGCCCAAAGCCGGAGAGCGACTTAGCAGCAGGGCTGTGGCTCCTGGCACAGCACTCCTTCCCACACCTGCCCTGGCCAAACCGGGCTCAGATACGCCGGCCCAGCCTTTGGCAGTTTGCCTTTCGGCAGAAGCGCCTCACCTTCCAGGTTAGGTGATTCCACTTCACACACACCACCCTCTCCGCACCTCCCCTGTCCCACAAGGCGCCTAAGCCTCCCAGGCCTTTCTCATTGTGCCTTTAGTCCCTCGTGAAAACCCCTCCCGTGTCCTCCCTAGAGTCTGGTCTCCCCTCCCAGGGGACAGGCTGCGGTTACGCCCGTGCCAGCTGGTCCCCCAGAGCCTCTCCACTTGGTCCTTCTTGCGGGGGATGCATCCCTCCTTCTGTGGACCAGTCACTTGGACTGTATCTCGTCTCTGCTGCTGAACTCTGTGTCCTAGGGCGGCTCCCCGCTATCCCCAAGGGGACCAGGACAGGTCCCAGATGGGGCCGTGCCAGTGGGGGGCCTGCAGTGGGAGCACTAACAAAGCAGGGGTCCCTGGACCCGGTCTTGAGGGATGGTCAGTGCTGGCAGAAGTTTAGTGGCTGTTTGGCCGGGAGGCCTGATTTGTGGTGTGAGTTGATTTCTGTAGTATAAATACTcttgtcatgatttttttttttttcaagctacCATCATGGGGTCACTGAAcagggagttgggaagagatacgTAACACACGCTATAGTCCAAATCGTGTTTCCACCATCCACACACAATAGACAAAGATTACGTCAAGAGCATAGAttataatttgtgttttaaagttatttaagttTACATAACTTGATTCTTAAATAATGGCTGTTTAACACCTGGATGGCAAAATGCGTAAATTTAACAACTAGCTCTTGTGAGCAGGTACAAACCAGCGCTAGCACACCTCTGAGAAGAGCATCCCTGGCCAAGGGGACAGTGGATGCTAAGGGGTGAAAACGCAAATGGGTAGTGACTGTGGGGTGTGAGGGAAGCTGTGAGACTTGACTAGAGATGAGGCTGCTGAGCTCGGCAGGGGCCCTTCCAGGACACCTGTGCTGGGGAGCTGTGTCCTGAGGGAGAAGGCTGTGGCAGGTCACTCTAAGGTCCCTGTGGAGAGGGGACCAGGAGTGAGGGAAGGCTGGGTGTGGCCCAGGCCAGAGATGGTGTTGACATACCAGGAACCATGGGGACAGGAAGGAGGGACAGAGTCAACAGACCTTCGAAAGGTAGTATCAATCTATCTGGGAGTGGGTGGTGattacctcaatttcctcatctgtgaaatgggtatacTACCCACCTCCTGTGACTGTACAGGGGAGGACAGAACAAATCAGTGTGTGGTCCACGTGGAAGTGCTTTGAAAAGTAGAAAAGTCCTGCTAGAAAAAAAGTCCTAGTAGAAAAGTGACACGCACCCTCTCAGGTGTGTATGGGGTGGTGGGTGAGTGGGATGACAAGCTGACATCACAGCAGCACACCCTGCCATTTCCTTGTAAGTACCAGTCTTTCCCCTCCAGGTTCAAAGAGCGGGTACTGCAGACCCCAAACGACCTTCTGGCTGCTGGCTTCGAGGAGCACAAGTTCCAAAACTTCTTTAATGCTGTGAGTTAACCTGGGCACGACAGCTGAGGGGCCAGGTCCTCCCTCGCTGGCAGAGCAGACAGGAGCGGGCACTGGCCGGAGTCCCCTCACCGCCCAGGGCTCTGTGGTTGCGCCCCCCTTGCTCCTCCCAGCTGGGGAAGGGCTGAGGGTTGCTTCCTGCTTGTGGGGACATCGAGGGAACAGGgagcccagggccctgccctcTCTCTGGGAGGAGGTACCTCCTTTGGGGCACTAGCTCTCAGGCTGGAAACTTCCCCCAGCCTCCGTCAGCCCATCCCCTCTCCACCCCATTCCCCGGATCCCACTAGTGAAGGCGGTGGGGTTGGAGGACTGTCAGTGCTGAATCTGTAAATAAGAATTGCAACCACGGCAGTGAGGAGGGAGGCTAACCGCTGCTCCTTAGACGCGACTCACTACAAAATATCTAAGGGACTAAGGGATATTAGCTAAGGGACTCACTACAAAATATCTCTAACCCTGTTACTGAGCTTTGGCGGGATCTCTGACTGATTGATTTTGGCGCCTCAACTTGAGGATTTGGAGATGGAAATGCCCGTGGAGGGAGGCCCatggagggaggggcggggcttgCCCGTCCCCTGGCTGAAGGCCCAAGGGCTGCAGTTTTACAGCGTGGTAGAGCTCGTGGAGAAGGACAGCTCCGTGTCCAGCCTGCTGAAGGTGTTCAACGACCAGAGCTCCTCGGACCGCATCGTGCAGTTCCTGCGCCTGCTCACGTCAGCCTTCATCAGGAACCGCGCCGACTTCTTCCGACATTTCATCGACGAGGAGATGGACATCAGAGACTTCTGCACTCATGTAGGTCCTCGGGGCCCAGGCTGTGGGGACTCGGCCTCCGGCCCTGGGCTCCGCTCCCATCCCTCTCTCCATAGGAGACTTTAGCACCAGCATTCCCTAACCAGGGGACCTGGCTGTCATGTCTACATTGCAATTCAAAGAGCACTAGGTTAGCAAGCCGGACCGCATCCTCCTTCTGCCCaaactgtgtggctttgggcaagtcactttccctctctgggcctcagatttctcatctgagaAATAAGGGCTTTGGACTAGACTGTTCACAAAATTACAGAGTAGCAACCCCAGAGTCACATTTGCCCAAGACCTGTTCTGTTTATGATGTATGGTATTTACCTGAAAGAGCTGCCAACATTTAAACACTGGGCAATTTTTGGATGAATGTCTGGATTTCTCTGGAAAAATCAGAAGATCCAGCTCCCCAGGccttattcctttttgtttttgtttttttttataaatttatttttatttatattatttatttttggctgcgttgggtcttcattgctgcgcgtgggctttctctagttgcagtgagcgggggctactcttcctcgtggtgtgcgggcttctcattgtggtggcttctcttgctgtggagcacaggctctaggcacgggtttcagtagttgtggcacgtgggctcagcagttgtggctcacgggcgctagagctcagtctcagtagttgtggcgcatgggtttagttgctccgcggcatgtgggatcttcccggaccagggatcgaacccgtgtcccttgcattggcaggcggattcttaagcactgcgctaccagggaagtcctccccagGCCTTATTCTTGCCCGACAGTAATCAGCAGGAGCTAAATGGCAGCTGCCCTAGTTATTGGGACTCAGTAGGCAGCTTGTCTCTCCATTGACTCACTCACTCGCTCGCCTAGCCCTCTGTAAGCACATAAGCTTGAAATCCCTTTATGATAAAGTCCCTTTCTGCTGAGATTCTTTGACTCTGTGCATTAGGAAGCCCAAGCTGAAAAACTCCTGCCCCCCTTTCCAGATTCTTCAAAGTAGTGTCCTCTTCTCACAACTAGGGGGTCCAGAATCAAAAAGATCTAGATTCAAGCCTTGCAATTGTGGCAATTTCTATCTGTTACCTCCTCAGTGAGCCTGcgtttcctcctctggaaaatgCAGATGTCAACATCTGCCTCACAGGTTGTTGTGGAGATTATTTCCCAGCGCAGAGGTTTTGACCTAGGACCACGAAAGGCAGGGTTGGACCTCTCACTTGTCCTCTGCCAGGCCTCCATCCTCaactgggttgttttttcattgtgGCCTTTGCAGGAAGTGGAGCCCATGGCCATGGAGTGTGACCACATCCAGATCACGGCCCTGTCCCAGGCACTGAACATTGCCCTGCAGGTGGAATATGTGGACGAAATGGACACGGCCCTGAACCACCACGTGTTCCCCGAGGCTGCCATCCCTTCCGTTTACCTGCTCTATAAAACATCCCACTACAACATCCTTTATGCAGCCGATAAACGTTGATTAATCTTAGGCCGTGCAGTGGAGCCTGTCACCTAACGGGACTGCATTCTGAATGGAACGTTAcggcttttcaatttttttaagtgatttcGACTGTAGTTAGAAAATGTGCAGCCTTTTGGGCAAAGTCACTGGGAATAAGGCCTACTCACTACGGACTGGTGGTAACTTGgcgatatttttaatatttatcttcatGGAGGATCAAATGTTTTCCAACTCTGGGCTAGGAAGCCGTATGCCCCGGCTCTACCCCAGTTCTGAGACCTTGCATAGGTCACCTCCTCTCTCTGGGCCCAATTCTTCATCTGGAGGTTCCTGCCAGTGTTGACATTCCAGTGTTGTATAAAAATGGGGTCCTCTGGTTTATTTCCACCAGGGGCAGTGCCTCTCTCTAGGGGAAGAAAAGCTCAAGATCAGCTGTCTTCAGTGACTTACCAGTTCTATAAAAAATCAAGTCCAGTCAGCTGTTGGACTGGACTTTGGTGCACGGTGAATTGAGGCCAATTTGAATGCGAGGGCTTCAGTGTACTTCCAAGCATTCATGACAGTGTTTTCTTACCCCTAACTTGAGGAAAAAGATACTTTTATGCCAAAGTCTAGAAAGAGGCCTGTAGCCATCAGCATGAAGCCCAAGTTGTTGGGCCCCTCTATCTCCCTCAGGGCCAGGACTGCCTGCCTTCTGGTGGGCAGCCCTGCAGGGTTCTGCCGCCAGCGCCACCTGGACAGACACTGAGAAAGGTTAGGGTCTGGGACCAAGAAGGTGTGTCATCGTCCCCAACACATCCTGGAAGTAGAATATGGATTCTCAGCCAGGTGGAGACATCGATCAGCACATGCAGCCGTAGACTCCAGCTGAGCAGAACAGACAAGTTTTTTTTGAGGCTGTCTTTggcttcctttcccctttcccccgCTTCTGTTTGGCTCATAGGCTGGCTAGAGGTTAGGTGAGAAAGAACAGAGATAAGCCGAGGAGACTGGCAGTGGGGGAGATCACCACTGGGGAAACTGCCTGGTAGCCAAGAGCCCTGGCTCTTGCCAGTCTCCTTGTTCATCCACCTGGACATGCCCCTTGATAACCTCCTCACCTTGCTGCCTCAGGATCTCGAGGAGCCCTGGCTGGGCTGGGGCACTGCCAGCaagctctcttcctctctgggaagaaatggagaatgCAGGGGTGTGGAATTGCCTTCCTTAATCGAAGGCCTCACAGGTTCCATTCTGCAGGGATTTATTAGAATCTATTGGTGCTGCAGTGCCAGACTGTGGTGTCTGCCGACAGCCAAACTGTACACCTGGAGGACTGGGTAACAAACTGCTCCCAGTCCTTGTATACAAATGTCAGATGTGTTTCAGTCTTCTGCCTTTGTGAAAACTGATGTCAGGGTGCTTTTAATCCCAGGCAGGGACCCAGGTTCCCATACTGCCCTTGGCTGGAATTTGGACCCCAAGGGTTCAAGCTAAGTGACTGTCACTTTTTCACAGGAATGTAAAGCTGACCATGATCTCTGGATTGGTTCAGTGGTTCCACCTTGCTCTGGGTAGGAGTGCTGTGACAAGTACACTGTAAGAGTCGGGTAACATGTTACATGATTTGTGAGTATCACGATCCCTGTTTCCAAACTGAAGGACACTGAGCTGAATCTTGGCTGCTCTGAGCAGTTGTGAGATGggtcctgggcctccagctg comes from Balaenoptera ricei isolate mBalRic1 chromosome 2, mBalRic1.hap2, whole genome shotgun sequence and encodes:
- the OTUB2 gene encoding ubiquitin thioesterase OTUB2 isoform X2, with protein sequence MSEASFNLISEKCDILSILRDHPENRIYQRKIQELSKRFTAIRKTKGDGNCFYRALGYSYLESLLGKSREILKFKERVLQTPNDLLAAGFEEHKFQNFFNAFYSVVELVEKDSSVSSLLKVFNDQSSSDRIVQFLRLLTSAFIRNRADFFRHFIDEEMDIRDFCTHEVEPMAMECDHIQITALSQALNIALQVEYVDEMDTALNHHVFPEAAIPSVYLLYKTSHYNILYAADKR
- the OTUB2 gene encoding ubiquitin thioesterase OTUB2 isoform X1 produces the protein MRVEPLAQSEASFNLISEKCDILSILRDHPENRIYQRKIQELSKRFTAIRKTKGDGNCFYRALGYSYLESLLGKSREILKFKERVLQTPNDLLAAGFEEHKFQNFFNAFYSVVELVEKDSSVSSLLKVFNDQSSSDRIVQFLRLLTSAFIRNRADFFRHFIDEEMDIRDFCTHEVEPMAMECDHIQITALSQALNIALQVEYVDEMDTALNHHVFPEAAIPSVYLLYKTSHYNILYAADKR